One window of Methanofervidicoccus abyssi genomic DNA carries:
- a CDS encoding replication factor C small subunit yields MDVPWVEKYRPKRLDEITGHEEIVKRLKNYVKRKSLPHLLFSGPPGVGKTTAALCLARELFGEENWRDNFLELNSSDERGIDVIRTKVKNFARTKPIGDAPFKIIFLDESDALTSDAQNALRRTMEMYSDVCRFILSCNYPSRIIPPIQSRCAIFRFSPLKKEDIAKKIKEICEKEGLTIDNKGLDAIIYVSEGDLRKAINVLQTAASVSKNITDEIVYKVSSRARPTEIRQMMNLALEGKFNEARDLLYKLMIDWGMSGEDVLVQMFREIPNLDIDERKKVAVLEAIGECDFRIVEGANERIQLSALLAKLGMLGGN; encoded by the coding sequence ATGGATGTTCCATGGGTTGAGAAATACCGTCCAAAGAGACTGGATGAAATCACAGGGCATGAAGAAATTGTAAAGAGGTTAAAGAACTACGTTAAAAGAAAATCTCTTCCCCACCTATTGTTCAGTGGACCTCCAGGAGTGGGAAAAACCACTGCAGCTCTATGTTTAGCTAGAGAGTTGTTTGGAGAGGAAAACTGGAGAGACAACTTCTTAGAGTTGAACAGTTCCGACGAGAGAGGTATAGATGTAATAAGGACTAAGGTTAAAAACTTTGCAAGGACTAAGCCTATTGGAGACGCTCCATTTAAGATAATCTTCTTAGATGAGAGTGATGCCCTTACAAGTGACGCTCAGAATGCTCTGAGGAGAACTATGGAAATGTATTCAGATGTCTGTAGGTTTATACTAAGCTGTAATTATCCAAGTCGTATCATTCCACCTATACAGTCAAGATGTGCTATATTTAGGTTCTCCCCATTGAAGAAAGAGGATATCGCAAAGAAAATTAAGGAGATATGTGAAAAGGAGGGTCTTACCATAGATAATAAGGGCTTAGATGCAATAATATACGTATCTGAAGGGGATCTTAGAAAGGCTATTAACGTACTACAGACGGCGGCAAGTGTATCTAAGAATATCACAGATGAGATAGTCTATAAAGTATCTTCCAGAGCCAGGCCTACCGAGATCCGTCAGATGATGAATTTGGCTTTAGAGGGTAAATTTAACGAGGCTAGGGATCTCCTATACAAACTTATGATAGACTGGGGTATGAGTGGAGAGGATGTACTGGTGCAGATGTTCAGAGAGATTCCAAACTTGGATATAGATGAGAGAAAAAAGGTGGCAGTCCTCGAGGCTATTGGAGAGTGTGATTTTAGGATAGTAGAAGGTGCCAACGAGAGAATACAACTTAGTGCACTACTAGCTAAGCTTGGAATGTTAGGTGGTAACTAA
- a CDS encoding DUF211 domain-containing protein, which translates to MQGLRRIVLDVLKTHEPKLTDLALKLCNLEGVDGVNITVHEIDKSTENIKITIEGNMLNYEEIRKVVESMNGVIHSIDEVAAGKKIINEVKTPQDRKYF; encoded by the coding sequence TTGCAGGGACTAAGAAGGATAGTATTGGATGTTCTAAAAACTCATGAACCTAAACTAACAGATTTGGCTCTAAAGTTATGTAATTTAGAAGGAGTAGATGGAGTAAATATAACGGTCCATGAGATAGACAAATCTACAGAGAATATTAAAATTACCATAGAAGGAAATATGTTAAATTACGAGGAAATAAGGAAGGTTGTGGAATCTATGAACGGAGTGATACACAGTATAGACGAAGTAGCAGCAGGTAAGAAGATAATCAATGAGGTAAAAACACCTCAAGATAGGAAGTATTTCTAA
- the priS gene encoding DNA primase catalytic subunit PriS, producing MKVSDKDKLNLIKRYYKEYFRDAVKNRWLEVPEDIRHREIGYGYLKKVDNRNLSFNSEDEYLRWVLDRAPLHLYKSLAYMKYPSSVGGAQKKGIFRRELAFDIDVHGGKRCTHKDDGWLCNHCLEEGKNQVFTLIDEFLIPDFGLSKEDLRIVFSGNRGYHIYIKPRDGDIRDTIEHWSREERRCLIEYILGKNLNLNYVGSGWKRRILSAIKNKKLLAQLKRSNNWKSIIERKNEREKKRILNIIESVKNRLELDEKVMEDDIRLLRVIGSLHGYTGFIVKEVNYNSLEYFDPLRDAVYPKFNREYYNIKIKEKIDPLRIGDNLFTYKSREVPVSVILYLFGHSVNFEILE from the coding sequence ATGAAAGTATCAGATAAGGATAAGCTAAATTTAATAAAGAGATACTACAAGGAATACTTTAGAGATGCTGTGAAAAATAGATGGTTAGAGGTTCCAGAGGATATACGGCATAGGGAAATAGGGTATGGGTATCTAAAAAAGGTTGACAACAGAAACCTCTCCTTCAACTCTGAGGACGAGTATCTAAGGTGGGTTTTAGATAGGGCTCCCCTTCACCTCTATAAATCCCTAGCCTATATGAAGTATCCCAGTTCAGTGGGAGGTGCTCAGAAGAAGGGAATTTTCAGGAGAGAATTAGCCTTTGATATAGATGTCCATGGAGGGAAGAGATGTACTCATAAGGACGATGGATGGTTATGTAATCACTGTTTGGAAGAGGGAAAGAATCAAGTCTTTACACTTATAGATGAATTTCTAATTCCAGATTTTGGTCTCTCTAAGGAGGATCTGAGGATAGTATTTAGTGGAAACAGAGGATATCATATCTACATAAAGCCGAGGGATGGAGATATAAGGGATACTATTGAACACTGGAGTAGGGAAGAGAGAAGGTGTCTTATAGAGTATATCTTAGGGAAGAATCTAAATTTAAACTATGTAGGAAGTGGTTGGAAGAGAAGGATACTTAGTGCTATAAAAAATAAGAAGTTGTTGGCACAGTTAAAAAGGAGTAATAACTGGAAAAGTATTATAGAAAGGAAAAACGAAAGAGAGAAAAAGAGGATATTAAATATAATAGAGAGTGTTAAAAATAGATTAGAGTTAGATGAAAAGGTGATGGAAGACGACATCAGATTATTAAGGGTTATAGGATCTCTACATGGATATACAGGTTTTATTGTTAAGGAGGTAAATTACAACTCTCTGGAATATTTCGATCCCCTTAGGGATGCAGTGTATCCTAAGTTTAACAGGGAGTATTATAACATTAAGATAAAAGAGAAGATAGATCCCTTAAGGATAGGAGATAACCTCTTCACCTATAAAAGTAGGGAAGTACCTGTAAGTGTAATACTCTATCTCTTTGGCCATAGTGTAAATTTTGAGATCTTGGAATAG
- the cfbB gene encoding Ni-sirohydrochlorin a,c-diamide synthase: MKNLKRIVVAGTSSMVGKTLISTGIMKALSKRYNVQPYKVGPDYIDPTYHTTATGNYSRNLDSFFMDRWQIRELFWRNSRGKDISIIEGVRGLYEGISPYNDVGSTASIAKALRAPVILIVDARSLTRSAVAIIKGFRIFDREVEIKGVIFNKVRNENHYRKLKDAVSYYIPDIEVMGGIPRDENLEVPQRHLGLIPTPEGREKIKKYINLWSLLVEEYLDLEKLLEIGDSIDFEDRGGEYTKLWHVDKRRCTIGVAYDEAFNFYYWDTFDALRENGGNIKLFSPLRDAEVPNCDVLYFGGGYPEIFARKLNSNRSMIESIRNFDGKIYGECGGLMYLSRSIDGIEMVGLLECDSMMTKEVQGLSYVIGSFLENCPIGKKGVTFRAHEFHYSKVVKIRGKFAYKIERGRGIVDGMDGLLSPDGRVLGGYAHQHPVANPYFASSLVDC; this comes from the coding sequence ATGAAAAACTTAAAAAGGATAGTAGTGGCAGGTACTTCTTCCATGGTTGGTAAGACACTTATATCCACTGGAATAATGAAAGCACTATCTAAAAGATACAATGTACAACCTTACAAGGTAGGGCCAGATTACATAGATCCAACGTATCACACCACCGCAACTGGCAACTACAGTAGGAACTTAGATTCATTTTTTATGGATAGGTGGCAGATAAGAGAGCTGTTCTGGAGGAACTCCAGGGGGAAGGACATAAGTATTATAGAAGGCGTTAGAGGGCTGTACGAAGGTATATCCCCTTACAACGATGTAGGTTCTACCGCTTCTATAGCCAAGGCCCTGAGAGCTCCTGTAATATTAATAGTAGATGCTCGGAGTTTAACAAGGAGTGCTGTCGCAATTATTAAGGGATTTAGAATTTTTGATAGGGAAGTGGAGATTAAAGGGGTTATATTCAACAAGGTTAGAAATGAGAATCACTACAGAAAATTAAAAGATGCTGTATCTTACTATATCCCGGATATAGAGGTAATGGGGGGAATACCCAGGGATGAAAATCTAGAAGTGCCTCAGAGACATCTTGGCCTTATTCCAACACCTGAAGGTAGAGAGAAAATAAAAAAATATATAAATCTTTGGAGCCTCTTAGTTGAGGAGTATTTGGATTTAGAGAAGTTATTGGAGATAGGTGACAGTATAGACTTTGAAGATAGGGGTGGAGAATACACTAAACTGTGGCATGTAGATAAAAGGAGATGTACCATAGGAGTAGCCTACGATGAAGCCTTTAACTTCTATTACTGGGATACTTTTGATGCCTTAAGAGAGAACGGCGGGAATATTAAATTATTTAGTCCATTGAGGGATGCTGAAGTTCCTAACTGTGATGTGCTCTACTTCGGTGGAGGATATCCTGAGATATTTGCAAGGAAGTTAAACAGTAACAGATCTATGATAGAGTCTATAAGGAACTTTGACGGTAAGATCTACGGGGAGTGTGGTGGTCTTATGTATCTAAGTAGATCTATAGATGGGATTGAGATGGTGGGGTTGTTGGAGTGTGATAGTATGATGACTAAAGAGGTGCAGGGGTTAAGTTATGTAATCGGCTCCTTCTTAGAGAACTGTCCTATCGGTAAAAAAGGTGTTACTTTCAGAGCCCACGAGTTTCACTACTCGAAGGTTGTTAAGATCAGAGGGAAATTTGCCTATAAGATAGAGAGGGGCAGAGGTATAGTAGATGGTATGGACGGATTACTCTCTCCAGATGGCAGAGTACTTGGAGGTTATGCACATCAGCACCCTGTTGCCAATCCCTACTTTGCCTCTTCCTTAGTTGATTGTTAA
- a CDS encoding ThiF family adenylyltransferase has product MENVENLEKKLRPKGEVSIIGCGRLGIRVAMDLMEVHRGGPEKIYLFDGAKIERDDIVHRRLGGKVGDYKVKFLEEFYSEKVVGIPEYITLDNLHLIKGDVVIICIAGGDTISIRYKIIEYCKERGIKTIGTDGVFGIEEKVKVSDAKYTRGPARYLNLKEEGHTVVGTGKYIKDGEPITPYILDEIGRKMVIECLKVLNSIYR; this is encoded by the coding sequence ATGGAAAATGTAGAAAATCTAGAGAAAAAATTACGCCCAAAGGGTGAAGTATCTATAATTGGATGTGGTAGGTTGGGAATTCGTGTTGCAATGGATCTGATGGAAGTTCATAGGGGAGGGCCTGAAAAGATATATCTATTTGACGGAGCAAAGATAGAGAGGGATGATATTGTTCATAGAAGACTTGGAGGAAAGGTTGGGGATTACAAGGTTAAATTCTTAGAAGAGTTTTACAGTGAGAAGGTTGTAGGGATCCCTGAATACATAACCTTAGATAACCTACATTTAATAAAGGGTGATGTTGTTATAATATGCATAGCTGGAGGAGATACTATCTCAATAAGATATAAAATAATAGAGTACTGTAAAGAGAGAGGAATAAAAACTATAGGTACAGATGGGGTTTTTGGTATAGAGGAGAAGGTTAAAGTCTCAGATGCCAAATATACAAGAGGTCCTGCAAGGTATCTCAACCTTAAAGAGGAAGGACATACTGTTGTAGGTACTGGGAAATACATAAAAGACGGGGAACCTATAACCCCCTATATCTTAGATGAGATAGGGAGGAAGATGGTAATAGAATGTTTGAAGGTTCTAAACAGTATATACAGATGA
- the nadA gene encoding quinolinate synthase NadA: protein MNIVERINKLKREKNAIILAHNYQPEEIQRVADFTGDSLELCRMAEKTDADIVIFCGVDFMAETAKILNKDKKVLIPEIKDTECPMAHQLSPEMLIEAKKRHPNAKVVIYINTLSKAKVLADGVCTSANAHIVVNSFEEDEIIFGPDRNLGYYVEKSTKKKIITVPKDGHCYVHKKFTVEDILKAKEKYPNAQVLVHPECDPEVQEMADYVYSTGGMVKHVLNSPEKEFIIGTEVDMITRLKIELEKKREKKKLIPLREDAICEPMKKITLEKLERCLVEEKYEVVLDEEIIERAKRAIDYMLSIGRERKK from the coding sequence ATGAATATAGTAGAGAGAATAAATAAACTAAAAAGGGAAAAAAACGCTATAATACTAGCCCACAACTACCAACCTGAGGAGATCCAGAGAGTTGCAGATTTTACAGGGGATTCCTTAGAACTGTGTAGGATGGCTGAGAAGACAGATGCAGATATTGTGATATTCTGTGGTGTAGATTTCATGGCTGAGACTGCAAAGATATTGAATAAAGATAAAAAAGTACTGATACCTGAGATCAAAGATACAGAGTGTCCCATGGCTCATCAACTATCCCCCGAGATGTTAATAGAGGCTAAAAAGAGACATCCTAATGCTAAAGTAGTAATATATATAAACACCCTTTCCAAGGCAAAGGTACTAGCAGATGGAGTATGTACTTCTGCAAATGCCCATATAGTGGTTAACTCCTTTGAAGAAGACGAGATCATATTTGGGCCAGATAGGAATCTTGGGTACTATGTGGAAAAGAGTACTAAGAAGAAGATAATCACAGTGCCTAAAGACGGCCACTGCTACGTACATAAGAAGTTTACAGTTGAGGATATATTGAAGGCTAAGGAGAAGTATCCAAATGCCCAGGTTTTAGTACATCCTGAGTGTGATCCTGAGGTACAGGAGATGGCAGATTACGTTTATAGTACAGGAGGTATGGTTAAACACGTCCTTAACTCTCCTGAAAAGGAGTTTATAATAGGTACAGAGGTAGATATGATAACTAGATTGAAGATAGAGTTAGAGAAAAAGAGGGAAAAAAAGAAATTGATACCTCTAAGGGAGGATGCTATCTGCGAACCTATGAAAAAGATAACCCTTGAGAAGTTAGAGAGGTGTTTAGTGGAAGAGAAGTACGAAGTTGTATTGGATGAAGAAATAATAGAGAGAGCTAAGAGAGCTATTGACTATATGCTCTCTATAGGTAGAGAGCGTAAGAAGTAA
- a CDS encoding pyridoxal phosphate-dependent aminotransferase produces the protein MRVDIVHEGVSELTYEIREIVEVAKKVKSHGIEIIWENIGDPIIKGEKIPQWIKEIIAETVMEDDSYLYCPTKGLLETREFLAEENNKKNGVQITPEDIIFFNGLGDAITKIYGLLKKEARIIGPSPAYPTHSSAEGLHARCHPLTYILDERNSWYPDLDDLRNKVKYNPVVSGILVINPGNPTSAVYPKKVLDEIVDIANEYDLFVLCDEIYHNLVYNGKKHVYLSKVIDDVCGISLKGISKEFPWPGARCGWIEVYNADRDEVFKKYIESICKFKMIEVCSTTLPQKVIPKVMSDSRFQRYLEERRKYYQWASNVAYRKLKSIDGLIVNKTCGAFYMGVVFERDYLNNNYLEVENRELRKYIENISKDKPEDMKFTYYLLASTGICIVPLSSFNTPLYGFRSTLLERNKDKLRWIYETLAEKVEEYLNSKR, from the coding sequence ATGAGGGTGGATATTGTACATGAAGGTGTCAGTGAGTTAACCTACGAGATAAGAGAAATAGTGGAAGTTGCAAAAAAGGTTAAGAGTCATGGGATTGAAATTATCTGGGAAAATATCGGAGATCCTATAATAAAAGGAGAGAAAATACCTCAGTGGATAAAAGAAATCATAGCAGAGACTGTGATGGAGGATGATTCCTATCTCTACTGTCCAACTAAGGGGCTGTTAGAGACTAGAGAGTTTCTCGCAGAAGAGAACAACAAAAAGAATGGAGTCCAGATAACCCCTGAAGATATCATCTTTTTTAACGGCCTTGGAGATGCTATTACCAAGATATACGGCCTGTTGAAAAAGGAAGCTAGGATTATAGGGCCTTCTCCTGCTTATCCTACTCACTCCTCTGCAGAGGGCCTCCATGCTAGATGCCATCCTTTAACCTATATATTAGATGAGAGAAACAGTTGGTATCCAGATCTAGATGACCTCAGAAACAAAGTTAAGTACAACCCTGTAGTGTCTGGAATACTTGTGATAAATCCAGGTAATCCTACAAGTGCAGTCTATCCAAAAAAAGTATTAGATGAGATCGTAGATATTGCCAACGAGTACGACCTCTTTGTACTGTGTGATGAAATATACCACAACTTGGTATATAATGGAAAGAAACACGTTTATCTATCTAAGGTTATAGACGACGTCTGTGGAATATCCTTAAAAGGAATATCCAAGGAATTCCCCTGGCCTGGTGCTAGGTGTGGCTGGATAGAGGTATACAACGCTGATAGGGATGAAGTATTTAAAAAGTACATCGAAAGTATATGTAAATTTAAGATGATAGAAGTATGTTCCACCACACTACCTCAAAAGGTGATACCGAAAGTTATGAGTGATTCAAGGTTTCAGAGGTATTTGGAGGAGAGGAGGAAATACTACCAGTGGGCCTCCAATGTTGCATATAGGAAGTTAAAATCTATTGATGGCCTTATTGTGAATAAAACCTGTGGAGCCTTCTATATGGGGGTAGTATTTGAGAGAGATTATTTAAATAACAACTATCTGGAAGTAGAGAATAGGGAACTTAGGAAGTATATAGAGAATATTTCAAAAGATAAACCTGAAGATATGAAGTTTACATACTACCTCCTGGCATCCACTGGCATCTGTATAGTACCCTTATCTTCTTTTAACACTCCTCTCTATGGATTTAGATCTACACTCTTAGAGAGAAATAAGGACAAGCTAAGATGGATATATGAAACCCTTGCAGAGAAAGTAGAGGAGTATCTAAATTCTAAAAGATAA
- the smc gene encoding chromosome segregation protein SMC, producing MVFLSEIHLKNFKSFKDTKLKIPPGFTAIVGPNGSGKSNIVDGISFVLGKTSARSLRAGRFNDLITYHRGKRAEYAEVILLFDNRDRKIPIDSDKVGISRKVKLKGESNYYLIWYEENIKDGEKKFIERRRKIKKSEVMDIFSKLSLSVEGLNVILQGDVTKIVEMSPKERRKLLDEISGISEYDEKKEKAQRELERARGYIDRIDIRIKEVKSNLDKLKREKEDAERYIKLSEELKTAKYALVSKRVEKLREKVKNIGEKIEELKRSREKYLEELEGMEGKISNLRNKLDNIIEELKKKENEEVLELHKVIRELELTLESDRKNLDNILNELKNAKLQLKSKREELDNTRKKVEVLKEEILEKEKELRLIEEKIGLLKSERDSLKSKIEKWETRINILKGMEGKLTERFNTYQKELHRLRAELSKILGDIDRKSFQISQNSEKIEKLRKELEELEKEELDTKSIYRELEDVSVELELLKRKIKKLEEEKKKLQRRKEELYSEYAKENGRIKALKEMGNYNIDNTVRKILEANLPGIVDIVGNLGKTEEKYKVAVEVAGGSRLKYIVVRSMEDGVRAIEYLKRNKLGRATFLPMDRVKGREPEPILEKGVVGRAIDLVEFQEEYRGIFNYVFGNTYIVKDLRTAKELSKKYRARFVSLEGDVIEPSGAMIGGSSVIPSASIKVEINTEKLERIKEELKEIEERLNGREGLIAQIERLNERINYHYSKKIELESKLKFISERERRKTETVRECNRKIEELQTINRKLQGELEELERLKEELEGKIEDLEKKIDDIINKREDILKELKSYEDSTVIRRIRELEDEMEKLERRKDILENDINKNKTLIEEILIPKIGEIKEKIEELNKKIDILEKNVEFYKNSIEKGSKTFREKRERYQRLCENLKELTEKKEKYENEIKTLYSSKRTLLGRVDDIDREINTLSLEKVKWETKLEEEEKKLFEDIGDLYEAIDKLEGMEIEKLERYIQEVERAIKKLEPVNMKAIEDYRYIEERYKELLTKRKEYEKDEEKYLQMIQEVERRKKEVFMEVFRKVSKNYEEIYKSIGGRGRLRLENPEDPFEGGLLIDASPQNKRLQSLDMMSGGEKSLTALAFLFAIQRLFPAPFYVLDEIDATLDAKNASLIGDMIKNASRESQFIVISHREQMISKADTLYGVYMENGISKVIGIRLDIEGEYKDDLTGLPPNK from the coding sequence ATGGTATTCCTGTCTGAAATACATCTCAAAAATTTCAAATCCTTCAAAGATACTAAATTAAAAATACCTCCTGGATTTACTGCTATAGTAGGTCCAAATGGTTCAGGAAAATCTAATATCGTAGATGGAATATCCTTTGTACTAGGAAAAACTTCTGCAAGATCCCTAAGGGCTGGACGATTTAACGACTTAATAACCTACCACAGGGGGAAAAGGGCAGAATACGCCGAAGTAATACTGTTATTTGACAACAGAGATAGGAAGATACCAATAGATTCAGATAAAGTAGGTATTTCCAGAAAGGTGAAGTTGAAAGGAGAGAGTAACTACTACCTTATCTGGTATGAGGAGAATATAAAAGATGGTGAAAAAAAGTTTATTGAGAGAAGGAGAAAGATTAAAAAATCTGAAGTTATGGATATATTCAGTAAGTTGTCCCTTTCTGTAGAAGGGTTGAACGTTATACTCCAGGGAGATGTTACGAAAATAGTGGAGATGTCTCCAAAAGAGAGGAGGAAGCTCTTAGATGAGATAAGTGGAATCTCAGAGTATGATGAAAAAAAGGAGAAGGCTCAGAGGGAGTTGGAAAGGGCTAGAGGGTATATAGATAGGATAGATATAAGGATAAAGGAGGTAAAAAGTAATCTTGATAAACTTAAAAGGGAAAAGGAAGATGCTGAAAGATACATAAAACTAAGTGAAGAGTTGAAAACTGCTAAATATGCCCTAGTATCTAAAAGAGTAGAAAAGTTAAGGGAAAAAGTGAAGAATATAGGGGAGAAGATAGAGGAACTAAAGAGATCCAGGGAGAAGTACCTTGAGGAGTTGGAGGGGATGGAAGGTAAAATATCTAACTTGAGGAATAAGTTAGATAACATAATTGAGGAGTTGAAGAAGAAGGAAAACGAGGAAGTCTTGGAATTACATAAAGTTATAAGAGAGCTTGAGTTAACCCTTGAGAGTGATAGGAAGAACCTCGACAATATACTGAATGAATTAAAGAATGCTAAATTACAGTTGAAAAGTAAAAGAGAAGAGTTGGATAATACTAGAAAAAAGGTTGAAGTGTTGAAGGAGGAGATACTGGAGAAAGAGAAAGAATTGAGACTTATAGAGGAGAAGATAGGACTTCTGAAGAGTGAGAGGGACTCCTTAAAATCTAAGATAGAGAAATGGGAAACTCGTATAAATATACTTAAAGGGATGGAAGGTAAACTTACTGAAAGGTTTAATACCTATCAAAAGGAACTTCACAGGTTAAGAGCAGAATTAAGTAAAATCCTGGGAGACATAGATAGAAAATCCTTCCAAATATCTCAGAATTCAGAGAAGATAGAAAAACTTAGGAAAGAGTTAGAGGAGCTGGAAAAGGAAGAGTTAGATACTAAATCTATATACAGGGAGTTGGAGGATGTATCTGTAGAGTTAGAACTGTTGAAGAGAAAGATTAAGAAACTCGAGGAGGAGAAGAAAAAACTTCAGAGGAGGAAAGAAGAGTTATACAGTGAATATGCTAAGGAGAATGGAAGAATTAAGGCATTAAAGGAGATGGGGAATTACAACATAGACAACACAGTTAGAAAGATATTAGAGGCTAACCTTCCTGGAATTGTAGATATAGTGGGGAACTTGGGAAAAACGGAGGAAAAGTATAAGGTAGCGGTGGAGGTTGCAGGAGGTAGTAGGTTGAAATATATCGTAGTTAGGAGTATGGAAGATGGGGTCAGAGCTATAGAATACCTTAAGAGGAATAAGTTAGGAAGAGCTACATTCCTACCTATGGATAGGGTGAAAGGTAGAGAACCAGAACCTATCTTAGAAAAAGGTGTAGTAGGAAGAGCTATTGATCTAGTGGAGTTTCAGGAAGAGTATCGAGGGATATTCAACTACGTATTTGGTAACACCTACATTGTAAAGGACCTAAGAACTGCCAAGGAACTTTCAAAAAAATACAGGGCCAGGTTTGTATCTCTCGAGGGGGATGTTATAGAACCTTCAGGTGCTATGATAGGAGGAAGTAGTGTTATACCTTCTGCCAGTATAAAGGTTGAGATAAACACTGAAAAACTTGAAAGAATTAAAGAGGAATTGAAGGAGATAGAAGAGAGGTTAAATGGTAGAGAAGGGTTGATAGCTCAGATAGAGAGGTTAAATGAAAGGATAAATTACCACTACAGTAAAAAGATAGAATTGGAGAGTAAATTGAAGTTTATAAGTGAGAGGGAGAGGAGAAAGACAGAAACTGTAAGGGAGTGCAACAGGAAAATAGAGGAACTTCAAACTATCAATAGAAAACTTCAGGGAGAGTTGGAGGAATTGGAAAGGTTAAAAGAGGAGTTAGAGGGAAAGATAGAAGATCTGGAGAAAAAGATAGATGACATCATTAATAAAAGGGAAGATATACTAAAGGAGTTGAAATCCTATGAGGATTCTACAGTTATAAGGAGAATCAGGGAGTTAGAGGATGAGATGGAAAAACTAGAGAGGAGAAAAGATATCTTAGAAAACGATATAAATAAAAATAAAACATTGATAGAAGAGATCCTTATTCCAAAGATAGGTGAAATTAAGGAAAAAATAGAGGAGTTAAATAAAAAGATAGATATATTAGAGAAAAACGTTGAATTCTACAAGAACAGTATTGAAAAAGGTAGTAAAACCTTTAGAGAGAAAAGAGAGAGATACCAAAGATTATGTGAGAATCTAAAAGAACTTACAGAGAAAAAGGAAAAATACGAAAATGAAATAAAAACACTCTACAGTAGTAAAAGGACACTCCTAGGAAGAGTTGATGATATAGACAGGGAGATAAATACACTGTCCTTAGAAAAGGTTAAATGGGAGACTAAGTTGGAAGAGGAGGAAAAGAAACTCTTCGAAGATATAGGAGATTTATACGAGGCAATAGATAAATTAGAGGGAATGGAAATTGAGAAATTGGAGAGATATATTCAAGAAGTTGAGAGAGCCATCAAAAAACTTGAACCTGTAAATATGAAGGCTATTGAAGATTACAGGTACATAGAAGAACGTTATAAGGAACTACTCACTAAGAGGAAAGAATACGAAAAGGACGAAGAAAAATACCTCCAAATGATCCAGGAAGTTGAAAGGAGGAAAAAAGAGGTATTTATGGAAGTGTTTAGGAAAGTATCTAAAAACTACGAGGAGATTTATAAAAGTATTGGAGGTAGGGGGAGGTTGAGATTGGAGAACCCAGAGGATCCATTTGAAGGAGGACTCTTAATAGATGCATCTCCACAGAACAAGCGACTTCAAAGTTTAGATATGATGAGTGGTGGGGAGAAATCCTTAACTGCACTGGCGTTTTTATTTGCTATTCAAAGGTTATTCCCAGCTCCCTTCTATGTTTTAGACGAGATAGATGCTACATTGGATGCTAAAAATGCAAGTTTAATAGGGGATATGATAAAGAATGCCTCAAGGGAATCCCAGTTTATAGTAATATCTCACAGGGAACAGATGATAAGTAAGGCAGATACTCTTTATGGTGTATATATGGAAAATGGGATAAGTAAGGTAATTGGGATTAGATTGGATATAGAAGGAGAGTATAAAGATGATTTAACAGGTTTACCACCAAATAAATAA